In Pseudomonadota bacterium, a single window of DNA contains:
- a CDS encoding aconitate hydratase, translating to MGKNVSQKLIGSHLVEGRMEAGQEIGLKIDQTLTQDATGTMVMLELEAMHLSRVKIELSAQYVDHNLLQTDFKNPDDHLFLRSACKKFGIWYSRPGNGVSHPVHMERFGVPGKTLLGSDSHTCAAGSLGMLAIGAGGLEVALAMAGEPFYLTMPKIWGVKVIGDLPGWVSAKDVILEMLRRHGVAGGIGKIIEYYGPGLDGLTAMDRHVIANMGAELGATTTVFPSDAAVRRFLESQGRGGDWAEIVADENTEYNAYEEINLSELEPLIACPSSPDNVVPVRDVAGREIYQAMIGSSANPGLRDFTIAALIVDGKQVHDRVSFDINPTSRQILENLTQSGLLGKMIRAGGRIHQAGCNGCIGMGQAPASGRISLRTVPRNFPGRSGTKDDQVYLCSPETAAASALAGVITDPRTLHMEYPKITESDQPIVNTAMLTPPAEESAPVELEKGPNIQPLPPFPPFPDTVEGPVLLKVGDDISTDEIMPAGEQVLPYRSNIPEISKFVFARMDETFHHRAMQHLLSGCLIVAGRNYGQGSSREHAAIAPRYLGLKAVIAKGFARIHRQNLINFGILPLTFANPNDWKKIDQDDVLSLPDIRAAIPQGMQVKVINKTKGERYIAEHALTGRQVEMILSGSLLNLMRERPA from the coding sequence ATGGGTAAAAATGTCAGCCAAAAGTTGATCGGCAGCCATCTGGTCGAGGGCCGCATGGAAGCCGGGCAAGAGATCGGCCTTAAAATTGACCAGACCCTTACCCAGGATGCCACCGGAACCATGGTGATGCTCGAGCTCGAAGCGATGCACCTTTCCCGAGTCAAGATCGAGCTCTCCGCGCAATATGTCGATCACAACCTGCTCCAAACCGATTTCAAGAATCCGGACGATCATCTGTTTCTGCGCAGCGCCTGCAAGAAGTTTGGGATCTGGTATAGCCGTCCCGGAAACGGCGTGAGCCATCCGGTGCACATGGAGCGCTTCGGCGTACCGGGCAAAACGCTGCTGGGCTCGGATAGCCACACCTGCGCCGCCGGCTCCCTCGGAATGCTGGCGATCGGCGCCGGCGGCCTGGAGGTCGCGCTGGCGATGGCAGGCGAGCCGTTCTACCTCACGATGCCGAAAATTTGGGGTGTCAAGGTGATCGGAGACCTTCCCGGGTGGGTGAGCGCCAAGGACGTCATTTTGGAGATGTTGCGCCGCCATGGCGTCGCTGGCGGCATCGGCAAAATCATCGAATATTACGGGCCGGGGTTGGACGGACTGACGGCCATGGATCGCCACGTGATTGCCAACATGGGGGCCGAGCTTGGCGCGACCACGACGGTGTTCCCCTCGGATGCGGCGGTTAGGCGCTTTCTCGAATCCCAGGGTCGTGGTGGAGATTGGGCAGAAATCGTTGCCGACGAGAATACCGAATACAATGCATACGAAGAGATCAACCTGTCCGAGCTCGAGCCGCTCATCGCCTGTCCGAGCAGCCCGGACAATGTCGTACCTGTACGTGACGTGGCAGGCCGGGAAATCTATCAAGCCATGATTGGCTCATCGGCCAATCCGGGACTGCGGGATTTCACCATCGCTGCGTTGATCGTGGACGGCAAGCAAGTGCACGATCGGGTTTCGTTCGACATCAATCCCACTTCCCGCCAGATCCTGGAAAACCTGACGCAGTCGGGACTCCTGGGAAAGATGATCCGGGCCGGTGGCCGCATCCATCAGGCCGGCTGCAACGGCTGCATCGGTATGGGGCAGGCGCCGGCCAGCGGGCGGATCAGCCTGCGTACCGTGCCGCGTAATTTCCCGGGCCGTTCCGGCACCAAAGACGATCAGGTCTATTTGTGCAGCCCTGAAACGGCCGCAGCTTCGGCGCTCGCCGGCGTGATTACCGATCCGAGGACATTGCACATGGAATACCCAAAAATTACAGAGTCCGACCAACCCATTGTCAACACGGCTATGCTCACGCCGCCGGCCGAAGAAAGCGCGCCTGTTGAGCTTGAGAAGGGGCCGAATATTCAGCCGCTTCCCCCGTTTCCTCCCTTCCCCGATACGGTGGAAGGACCGGTCCTCCTGAAGGTGGGAGATGATATTTCCACCGATGAGATCATGCCGGCCGGAGAGCAAGTGCTGCCGTATCGGAGCAACATTCCCGAAATCAGCAAGTTCGTTTTCGCCCGAATGGATGAGACGTTTCACCACCGGGCGATGCAGCACTTGTTGTCGGGATGCCTGATCGTCGCCGGTAGAAATTACGGTCAGGGCTCAAGCCGCGAGCATGCCGCCATTGCGCCGCGGTACCTGGGACTCAAGGCTGTCATCGCAAAAGGCTTTGCCCGCATTCACCGACAAAACTTGATAAATTTTGGGATCCTGCCGTTGACATTCGCGAATCCGAATGACTGGAAAAAAATCGACCAAGACGACGTCCTCAGTCTTCCGGATATCCGCGCGGCCATCCCACAAGGAATGCAGGTAAAGGTCATCAACAAGACCAAAGGAGAAAGGTACATCGCGGAACATGCATTGACGGGACGGCAAGTCGAGATGATTTTATCCGGAAGCCTGCTCAATCTGATGCGCGAGCGTCCGGCCTAG